From Papilio machaon chromosome 2, ilPapMach1.1, whole genome shotgun sequence, the proteins below share one genomic window:
- the LOC106709292 gene encoding voltage-dependent calcium channel subunit alpha-2/delta-3 isoform X1, which produces MFHRIGRFVLLILLISLDSRDCTASAQYDTVNKISLNSVQAWAVKLGTELYHFGEFITRKKEVQDSFKSAQIESRDGEKLVQSMADDIRAMMELKISAVKRIVEAAENMAFDKQNEVVPEDFQFYNSKEMEEPYDELTMITTTPEPDFNLENWIVRPPSKSAHMQQNPHFSNIPVNINFSSVHVPTNVYAWAPEVIKGIHWSEGLDTHFINNYQSDPTLSWQYFGSSSGFMRHYPAMKWRADPVDIYDCRTRAWYMEAAASPKDVVVLVDRSGSMTGQRRDIAKHVVTNILDTLGNNDFVNVMTFADTVEEIVECFDDSLVQATLGNIRELKLALDNFETTEIANFSAALTRAFTLLEMYRNNSGGANCNQAIMLVTDGVPYNYKEIFEEFNWKYNTPVRVFTYLIGREVKVADVREVKWMACANRGFYVHLSTLAEVRERVLEHVNVLARPLVLQREKHPVVWTPVYANITDPKVADYLWEQRERAEQKERFLSQKRDKVLFNSEKEQDRRWRITQMKQGQYSELGNSQYQLMTSVSMPVYDLRHNENITENVLINEAYWVSVTKESVEENGQKEMRIAKLLGVAGTDVPLSEIQALMTPYKIGVNGYAFIVTNNGYVLIHPDLRPVFQQILKPSYNSVDMLEIELFDDDRGPRNFSRELTALRKEIIDQKTGNKAMNVKYHLDDMKRVSRARRHMYWTGISDSPFTLVVTIPEGYGRHRVTPPPTDDIHRLSLTSKNISARQYLSDKWSVHPDWLYCRHYERTFSTPEEELLYFLERVAKPGWRWPAKPRPPEHHKNKPGHEKHNNGTPDAKERNKASNTTPRVEYYCDHGLMQALVYDARNTAWFNKSISDSASDEKAAEFIQRFGYIVAFLATHSGLTRWQTHPPREHEPDQPEFGKQFPRAIDEVWYRRAVEQHYAEPLSYVYSVPLSTPRAPLNVSAALVTAAHAVLHGEGHRKAPAAVVGFQFKHERLSEWFENITSSCEHNKECVTCLSDNWDCYLVDSNGWIIVSEDPSQTGQFFGKFRSDIMLRLVEDEVYRTVHIVDYQAVCFREKNTTNPASILITPLENLRLILAWFITTTIWTYNSISSTLAQASSYSFDDEYVTPTVAYQNYENDEDTDDPYMSRQPSRIMERDFEKLVLINRTRPTPCDREMFLYQLEYKNIDEKLNKPVKDCERPFYAQLVNYTNMLLIVVDAMCPKVEASILPIEPSEVQYNESLPCLKHKHPLYRRQPTSCIRNHTEESNIDMCGRGSLPQKNIFWIPLVALMLYSYLT; this is translated from the exons ATGTTCCACCGCATCGGCAGATTTGTGTTGTTAATACTCCTTATTTCCCTTGACTCCAGGGACTGTACGGCCAGTGCCCAATATGATACTGTTAACAAAATATCACTCAAcag TGTTCAAGCCTGGGCTGTCAAGCTTGGCACGGAGCTGTATCACTTCGGCGAGTTCATCACTAGAAAGAAAGAGGTTCAAGAT agttTTAAATCGGCGCAAATTGAATCGAGAGATGGCGAGAAGTTAGTGCAGAGTATGGCAGATGACATCCGCGCCAtgatggaattaaaaatcagCGCAGTCAAAAGAATTGTAGAGGCCGCTGAGAACATGGCGTTCGATAAACAAAATGAAGTAGTCCCCGAAGACTTTCAGTTCTACAACAGCAAAGAAATGGAAGAACCCTACGACGAATTGACGATGATAACCACAACGCCAGAACCCGATTTCAATTTAGAAAATTGGATAGTACGTCCTCCAAGTAAAAGTGCTCATATGCAACAGAATCCACACTTTTCCAACATACCGGTCAATATTAACTTTAGTAGTGTCCACGTACCTACCAACGTCTATGCCTGGG CGCCAGAAGTCATAAAAGGAATCCATTGGTCGGAGGGATTGGACACGCATTTCATTAACAATTATCAAAGTGATCCAACACTGTCGTGGCAATATTTTGGCAGCTCGTCCGGGTTCATGAGGCATTATCCAG CAATGAAATGGAGGGCAGATCCAGTTGATATCTATGACTGTCGAACAAGGGCCTGGTATATGGAGGCGGCGGCCAGTCCTAAAGACGTTGTCGTATTGGTTGATCGTAGCGGATCTATGACCGGCCAGCGGCGGGACATCGCCAAACATGTAGTCACCAACATTCTGGACACATTGGGCAACAATGATTTTGTTAATGTCATGACATTTGCGGATACGGTCGAAGAAATTGTTGAATGCTTTGATGATTCATTAGTACAA GCAACTCTAGGAAATATAAGGGAGTTGAAGTTAGCGTTAGATAATTTTGAAACTACAGAAATAGCAAATTTTTCCGCGGCGTTGACGAGAGCTTTTACGCTTCTTGAAATGTATAGAAATAACAGCGGCGGTGCGAATTGTAATCAG GCAATAATGCTGGTCACTGACGGTGTGCCGTACAATTATAAGGAGATCTTCGAGGAGTTCAACTGGAAGTACAACACGCCCGTGCGCGTATTCACGTACCTGATAGGGCGCGAGGTAAAG GTAGCAGATGTGAGGGAGGTGAAGTGGATGGCGTGCGCGAACCGCGGATTCTACGTGCATCTGAGCACGTTAGCGGAGGTGAGAGAGCGCGTGTTGGAGCACGTCAATGTGTTAGCTCGACCGCTGGTGCTGCAGAGAGAGAAGCATCCCGTCGTCTGGACGCCTGTTTATGCTAACATTACT GATCCGAAGGTCGCAGATTACTTGTGGGAACAACGAGAGAGAGCAGAGCAAAAGGAACGCTTCCTCAGTCAAAAAAGGGACaaagttctttttaattccgagaaAGAACAGGATCGAAGGTGGCGGATAACACAG ATGAAGCAAGGTCAGTACAGCGAACTGGGTAACTCTCAGTACCAACTGATGACTTCGGTCTCCATGCCGGTCTACGATTTGCGACACAACGAG AACATCACAGAGAATGTACTGATAAATGAAGCTTACTGGGTATCAGTTACAAAAGAG TCCGTAGAGGAGAACGGCCAGAAAGAG ATGAGAATTGCGAAATTATTGGGCGTCGCGGGAACTGATGTGCCACTTTCGGAAATACAAGCGTTGATGACTCCATACAAG ATCGGCGTGAACGGGTACGCATTCATTGTGACGAACAACGGCTATGTTCTTATTCATCCGGATTTACGGCCCGTG TTTCAGCAAATATTAAAACCGAGTTACAACAGCGTAGATATGTtagaaattgaattatttgacGACGACCGAGGTCCGAGAAACTTTAGCAGAGAATTAACAGCG CTGAGAAAGGAAATAATTGATCAGAAAACAGGAAATAAAGCGATGAACGTTAAATATCATTTAGATGATATG AAACGCGTATCTCGCGCGAGGAGACACATGTATTGGACCGGTATCAGTGACTCTCCCTTCACGCTGGTGGTCACCATCCCCGAGGGGTACGGCCGCCACCGCGTCACGCCGCCCCCCACTGACGACATACACCGACTCTCGCTTACTTCTAAGAATATATCCGCCAGACAATATCTCTCTGATAAATGGAGCGTCCATCCAGACTG GCTGTATTGTCGACACTATGAACGTACGTTCTCAACTCCGGAAGAAGAGTTACTGTATTTCTTGGAGCGAGTAGCAAAGCCGGGTTGGCGATGGCCCGCGAAACCACGCCCGCCTGAACACCATAAGAACAAACCTGGCcatgaaaaacataataatg ggACTCCGGACGCCAAGGAGAGGAATAAAGCATCGAATACGACGCCTCGGGTGGAGTATTATT gTGATCACGGACTAATGCAGGCATTGGTATATGACGCAAGAAACACCGCCTGGTTCAATAAGAGCATTTCCGATTCGGCGTCAGATGAAAAAGC AGCGGAATTCATCCAACGTTTCGGGTACATAGTGGCGTTCCTCGCAACTCACAGTGGCCTCACGCGCTGGCAGACACACCCGCCCAGGGAACACGAACCCGACCA ACCAGAGTTCGGCAAGCAGTTCCCTCGTGCGATAGACGAAGTGTGGTACCGTCGTGCGGTAGAGCAACATTATGCTGAGCCGTTGAGCTACGTGTACAGCGTGCCGTTGAGTACGCCGCGCGCACCGCTCAACGTAAGCGCTGCACTAGTGACGGCCGCTCACGCTGTGCTGCATGGCGAAGGACATCGCAAGGCGCCCGCCGCCGTCGTCGGTTTCCAGTTCAAACACGAACGACTCAGCGAGTGGTTCGAGAATATCACCTCATCG TGTGAACATAACAAGGAGTGTGTGACTTGCCTGTCCGACAACTGGGACTGCTACCTGGTGGACAGTAACGGCTGGATCATCGTCAGCGAAGATCCCTCGCAGACCGGACAGTTCTTTGGCAAA TTCAGGTCAGACATAATGTTGCGTCTGGTGGAGGACGAGGTTTACCGCACTGTGCACATCGTCGACTATCAGGCGGTCTGCTTTCGCGAGAAGAACACCACTAATCCAGCATCTATTTTAATAACG CCATTAGAAAACCTGCGTTTGATTTTAGCATGGTTTATAACAACTACGATCTGGACATATAATTCCATTAGTTCAACTCTAGCGCAGGCATCAAGTTATTCCTTTGATGACG AGTATGTAACACCCACCG TTGCGTACCAGAATTACGAAAACGATGAGGATACTGATGACCCGTACATGTCACGGCAACCTTCCAGGATTATGGAAAGAGATTTTGAAAAGTTGGTCCTTATAAACCGGACAAGACCGACGCCTTGCGATCGAGAAATGTTTCTCTACCAATtggaatacaaaaacatagacgagaaattaaataaacctgTCAAAGATTGTGAAAGACCGTTCTACGCTCAGCTGGTGAATTATACGAATATGTTATTGATAGTCGTTGACGCGATGTGCCCGAAAGTTGAGGCTTCCATATTGCCGATAGAGCCCTCCGAAGTGCAGTACAATGAATCTTTGCCGTGTTTGAAACATAAGCATCCGCTTTATAGACGACAACCGACATCTTGTATAAGAAATCATACTGAA GAAAGTAACATAGATATGTGCGGTCGCGGGAGTCTGCCTCAgaagaacatattctggataCCTTTAGTAGCTTTAATgttatatagttatttaacataa
- the LOC106709292 gene encoding voltage-dependent calcium channel subunit alpha-2/delta-3 isoform X3, with amino-acid sequence MFHRIGRFVLLILLISLDSRDCTASAQYDTVNKISLNSVQAWAVKLGTELYHFGEFITRKKEVQDSFKSAQIESRDGEKLVQSMADDIRAMMELKISAVKRIVEAAENMAFDKQNEVVPEDFQFYNSKEMEEPYDELTMITTTPEPDFNLENWIVRPPSKSAHMQQNPHFSNIPVNINFSSVHVPTNVYAWAPEVIKGIHWSEGLDTHFINNYQSDPTLSWQYFGSSSGFMRHYPAMKWRADPVDIYDCRTRAWYMEAAASPKDVVVLVDRSGSMTGQRRDIAKHVVTNILDTLGNNDFVNVMTFADTVEEIVECFDDSLVQATLGNIRELKLALDNFETTEIANFSAALTRAFTLLEMYRNNSGGANCNQAIMLVTDGVPYNYKEIFEEFNWKYNTPVRVFTYLIGREVKVADVREVKWMACANRGFYVHLSTLAEVRERVLEHVNVLARPLVLQREKHPVVWTPVYANITDPKVADYLWEQRERAEQKERFLSQKRDKVLFNSEKEQDRRWRITQMKQGQYSELGNSQYQLMTSVSMPVYDLRHNENITENVLINEAYWVSVTKESVEENGQKEMRIAKLLGVAGTDVPLSEIQALMTPYKIGVNGYAFIVTNNGYVLIHPDLRPVFQQILKPSYNSVDMLEIELFDDDRGPRNFSRELTALRKEIIDQKTGNKAMNVKYHLDDMKRVSRARRHMYWTGISDSPFTLVVTIPEGYGRHRVTPPPTDDIHRLSLTSKNISARQYLSDKWSVHPDWLYCRHYERTFSTPEEELLYFLERVAKPGWRWPAKPRPPEHHKNKPGHEKHNNGTPDAKERNKASNTTPRVEYYCDHGLMQALVYDARNTAWFNKSISDSASDEKAAEFIQRFGYIVAFLATHSGLTRWQTHPPREHEPDQPEFGKQFPRAIDEVWYRRAVEQHYAEPLSYVYSVPLSTPRAPLNVSAALVTAAHAVLHGEGHRKAPAAVVGFQFKHERLSEWFENITSSCEHNKECVTCLSDNWDCYLVDSNGWIIVSEDPSQTGQFFGKFRSDIMLRLVEDEVYRTVHIVDYQAVCFREKNTTNPASILITPLENLRLILAWFITTTIWTYNSISSTLAQASSYSFDDVAYQNYENDEDTDDPYMSRQPSRIMERDFEKLVLINRTRPTPCDREMFLYQLEYKNIDEKLNKPVKDCERPFYAQLVNYTNMLLIVVDAMCPKVEASILPIEPSEVQYNESLPCLKHKHPLYRRQPTSCIRNHTEESNIDMCGRGSLPQKNIFWIPLVALMLYSYLT; translated from the exons ATGTTCCACCGCATCGGCAGATTTGTGTTGTTAATACTCCTTATTTCCCTTGACTCCAGGGACTGTACGGCCAGTGCCCAATATGATACTGTTAACAAAATATCACTCAAcag TGTTCAAGCCTGGGCTGTCAAGCTTGGCACGGAGCTGTATCACTTCGGCGAGTTCATCACTAGAAAGAAAGAGGTTCAAGAT agttTTAAATCGGCGCAAATTGAATCGAGAGATGGCGAGAAGTTAGTGCAGAGTATGGCAGATGACATCCGCGCCAtgatggaattaaaaatcagCGCAGTCAAAAGAATTGTAGAGGCCGCTGAGAACATGGCGTTCGATAAACAAAATGAAGTAGTCCCCGAAGACTTTCAGTTCTACAACAGCAAAGAAATGGAAGAACCCTACGACGAATTGACGATGATAACCACAACGCCAGAACCCGATTTCAATTTAGAAAATTGGATAGTACGTCCTCCAAGTAAAAGTGCTCATATGCAACAGAATCCACACTTTTCCAACATACCGGTCAATATTAACTTTAGTAGTGTCCACGTACCTACCAACGTCTATGCCTGGG CGCCAGAAGTCATAAAAGGAATCCATTGGTCGGAGGGATTGGACACGCATTTCATTAACAATTATCAAAGTGATCCAACACTGTCGTGGCAATATTTTGGCAGCTCGTCCGGGTTCATGAGGCATTATCCAG CAATGAAATGGAGGGCAGATCCAGTTGATATCTATGACTGTCGAACAAGGGCCTGGTATATGGAGGCGGCGGCCAGTCCTAAAGACGTTGTCGTATTGGTTGATCGTAGCGGATCTATGACCGGCCAGCGGCGGGACATCGCCAAACATGTAGTCACCAACATTCTGGACACATTGGGCAACAATGATTTTGTTAATGTCATGACATTTGCGGATACGGTCGAAGAAATTGTTGAATGCTTTGATGATTCATTAGTACAA GCAACTCTAGGAAATATAAGGGAGTTGAAGTTAGCGTTAGATAATTTTGAAACTACAGAAATAGCAAATTTTTCCGCGGCGTTGACGAGAGCTTTTACGCTTCTTGAAATGTATAGAAATAACAGCGGCGGTGCGAATTGTAATCAG GCAATAATGCTGGTCACTGACGGTGTGCCGTACAATTATAAGGAGATCTTCGAGGAGTTCAACTGGAAGTACAACACGCCCGTGCGCGTATTCACGTACCTGATAGGGCGCGAGGTAAAG GTAGCAGATGTGAGGGAGGTGAAGTGGATGGCGTGCGCGAACCGCGGATTCTACGTGCATCTGAGCACGTTAGCGGAGGTGAGAGAGCGCGTGTTGGAGCACGTCAATGTGTTAGCTCGACCGCTGGTGCTGCAGAGAGAGAAGCATCCCGTCGTCTGGACGCCTGTTTATGCTAACATTACT GATCCGAAGGTCGCAGATTACTTGTGGGAACAACGAGAGAGAGCAGAGCAAAAGGAACGCTTCCTCAGTCAAAAAAGGGACaaagttctttttaattccgagaaAGAACAGGATCGAAGGTGGCGGATAACACAG ATGAAGCAAGGTCAGTACAGCGAACTGGGTAACTCTCAGTACCAACTGATGACTTCGGTCTCCATGCCGGTCTACGATTTGCGACACAACGAG AACATCACAGAGAATGTACTGATAAATGAAGCTTACTGGGTATCAGTTACAAAAGAG TCCGTAGAGGAGAACGGCCAGAAAGAG ATGAGAATTGCGAAATTATTGGGCGTCGCGGGAACTGATGTGCCACTTTCGGAAATACAAGCGTTGATGACTCCATACAAG ATCGGCGTGAACGGGTACGCATTCATTGTGACGAACAACGGCTATGTTCTTATTCATCCGGATTTACGGCCCGTG TTTCAGCAAATATTAAAACCGAGTTACAACAGCGTAGATATGTtagaaattgaattatttgacGACGACCGAGGTCCGAGAAACTTTAGCAGAGAATTAACAGCG CTGAGAAAGGAAATAATTGATCAGAAAACAGGAAATAAAGCGATGAACGTTAAATATCATTTAGATGATATG AAACGCGTATCTCGCGCGAGGAGACACATGTATTGGACCGGTATCAGTGACTCTCCCTTCACGCTGGTGGTCACCATCCCCGAGGGGTACGGCCGCCACCGCGTCACGCCGCCCCCCACTGACGACATACACCGACTCTCGCTTACTTCTAAGAATATATCCGCCAGACAATATCTCTCTGATAAATGGAGCGTCCATCCAGACTG GCTGTATTGTCGACACTATGAACGTACGTTCTCAACTCCGGAAGAAGAGTTACTGTATTTCTTGGAGCGAGTAGCAAAGCCGGGTTGGCGATGGCCCGCGAAACCACGCCCGCCTGAACACCATAAGAACAAACCTGGCcatgaaaaacataataatg ggACTCCGGACGCCAAGGAGAGGAATAAAGCATCGAATACGACGCCTCGGGTGGAGTATTATT gTGATCACGGACTAATGCAGGCATTGGTATATGACGCAAGAAACACCGCCTGGTTCAATAAGAGCATTTCCGATTCGGCGTCAGATGAAAAAGC AGCGGAATTCATCCAACGTTTCGGGTACATAGTGGCGTTCCTCGCAACTCACAGTGGCCTCACGCGCTGGCAGACACACCCGCCCAGGGAACACGAACCCGACCA ACCAGAGTTCGGCAAGCAGTTCCCTCGTGCGATAGACGAAGTGTGGTACCGTCGTGCGGTAGAGCAACATTATGCTGAGCCGTTGAGCTACGTGTACAGCGTGCCGTTGAGTACGCCGCGCGCACCGCTCAACGTAAGCGCTGCACTAGTGACGGCCGCTCACGCTGTGCTGCATGGCGAAGGACATCGCAAGGCGCCCGCCGCCGTCGTCGGTTTCCAGTTCAAACACGAACGACTCAGCGAGTGGTTCGAGAATATCACCTCATCG TGTGAACATAACAAGGAGTGTGTGACTTGCCTGTCCGACAACTGGGACTGCTACCTGGTGGACAGTAACGGCTGGATCATCGTCAGCGAAGATCCCTCGCAGACCGGACAGTTCTTTGGCAAA TTCAGGTCAGACATAATGTTGCGTCTGGTGGAGGACGAGGTTTACCGCACTGTGCACATCGTCGACTATCAGGCGGTCTGCTTTCGCGAGAAGAACACCACTAATCCAGCATCTATTTTAATAACG CCATTAGAAAACCTGCGTTTGATTTTAGCATGGTTTATAACAACTACGATCTGGACATATAATTCCATTAGTTCAACTCTAGCGCAGGCATCAAGTTATTCCTTTGATGACG TTGCGTACCAGAATTACGAAAACGATGAGGATACTGATGACCCGTACATGTCACGGCAACCTTCCAGGATTATGGAAAGAGATTTTGAAAAGTTGGTCCTTATAAACCGGACAAGACCGACGCCTTGCGATCGAGAAATGTTTCTCTACCAATtggaatacaaaaacatagacgagaaattaaataaacctgTCAAAGATTGTGAAAGACCGTTCTACGCTCAGCTGGTGAATTATACGAATATGTTATTGATAGTCGTTGACGCGATGTGCCCGAAAGTTGAGGCTTCCATATTGCCGATAGAGCCCTCCGAAGTGCAGTACAATGAATCTTTGCCGTGTTTGAAACATAAGCATCCGCTTTATAGACGACAACCGACATCTTGTATAAGAAATCATACTGAA GAAAGTAACATAGATATGTGCGGTCGCGGGAGTCTGCCTCAgaagaacatattctggataCCTTTAGTAGCTTTAATgttatatagttatttaacataa